From one Thermomicrobiales bacterium genomic stretch:
- a CDS encoding DUF433 domain-containing protein: protein MSELGRITVAPGQAGGRPCIRGTRVRVKDVLELLAAGASREEIIEDYPYLEPGDITAALEFAAQQADHPVLRVA, encoded by the coding sequence ATGAGCGAGCTGGGACGCATCACGGTCGCGCCGGGGCAGGCCGGCGGGAGGCCCTGCATCCGCGGGACGCGCGTGCGAGTGAAGGATGTCCTGGAGCTGCTGGCGGCCGGGGCGAGCCGTGAGGAGATCATCGAGGACTACCCGTACCTGGAGCCGGGCGACATCACGGCCGCGCTCGAATTCGCCGCCCAACAGGCCGACCACCCGGTCCTGCGCGTCGCCTGA
- a CDS encoding DUF5615 family PIN-like protein encodes MRFLVDAQLPPALARWLAERGHDGEHVADVGLLLATDQEIWDYARSVGAAVVTKDEDFALRRGLASDGPAVVWVRRGNTTRRELLAWFEPLLPAILAALADGEALIEIV; translated from the coding sequence ATGCGCTTTCTGGTCGACGCGCAGCTCCCGCCGGCCCTGGCGCGGTGGCTGGCGGAACGTGGCCATGACGGCGAGCACGTCGCGGACGTCGGGCTGCTCTTGGCGACCGACCAGGAGATCTGGGACTACGCGCGCAGCGTCGGAGCGGCCGTGGTGACGAAGGACGAGGATTTCGCCCTCCGTCGGGGGCTGGCGTCGGATGGTCCGGCCGTCGTCTGGGTCCGGCGCGGCAACACGACGCGACGCGAGCTGCTGGCGTGGTTCGAGCCGCTGTTGCCGGCCATCCTGGCGGCGCTCGCCGACGGAGAAGCACTGATCGAGATTGTCTGA